A stretch of Leucoraja erinacea ecotype New England unplaced genomic scaffold, Leri_hhj_1 Leri_1310S, whole genome shotgun sequence DNA encodes these proteins:
- the LOC129715668 gene encoding oocyte zinc finger protein XlCOF19-like: MTGHNMEKRNMGVHPFVCSECKKSFKTANVLEAHRRIHTGKRPHGCSTYGKSFTQLSRLREHQYVHSSERPFTCSDCGKGFKSPKDLKVHRRLHTAERPYICSDCGKGYTQSSLLKPARSTSARTLASAPTPVPSAARDSPSPTPC, translated from the coding sequence atgacggggcacaacatgGAGAAGCGAAACATGGGAGTACACCCCTTCGTCTGCTCGGAGTGCAAAAAGAGTTTCAAGACGGCCAATGTCCTGGAGGCCCACCGACGGATTCACACGGGCAAGAGGCCCCATGGCTGCTCCACATACGGCAAGAGCTTTACCCAGTTGTCGCGGTTGCGGGAGCACCAGTACgtacacagcagtgagcggcccttcacctgctccgactgcggcaaaggcttcaagtcgcccAAGGACCTGAAGGTGCACCGGCGCCTGCACACTGCGGAGCGCCCTTAcatctgcagcgactgcggcaagggctacaCCCAGTCCAGCCTGCTGAAACCTGCACGAAGCACCAGCGCACgcacactggcgagcgcccctacacctgtgcccagtgcggcaagggattCACCCAGTCCAACaccctgctga